The following proteins are co-located in the Triticum aestivum cultivar Chinese Spring chromosome 1A, IWGSC CS RefSeq v2.1, whole genome shotgun sequence genome:
- the LOC123109400 gene encoding RING-H2 finger protein ATL39-like — protein MPSRSPSSSSWAAPPGLAMATEAREEATAGGCLPADQSCFALSAGPPYPSRRAAAAARACCTTTSYIVVLSISFGSLLAILLILCVIRWYLVHRSARQQEEEATAAATDAAPGMAKKRSAGLDADAIAALPEFVYRKDGGVGEEEEDAAECAVCLAVMVDGEAARRLPRCMHVFHRSCVDVWLREHSTCPVCRAEVVIRPAGVECAGKEHVGSTSRAVTSPPPREQVLDDGERDLEAQ, from the coding sequence ATGCCGTCGCGATCACCGTCGTCGTCGTCTTGGGCCGCACCCCCCGGCCTTGCCATGGCCACCGAGGCACGCGAGGAGGCCACTGCTGGCGGTTGCCTCCCCGCGGACCAGTCCTGCTTTGCGCTCTCCGCGGGCCCACCCTACCCTTCGCGTCGTGCCGCTGCCGCCGCGCGAGCCTGCTGCACGACCACCTCCTACATCGTCGTTCTGAGCATCAGCTTCGGCTCCCTCCTCGCCATACTGCTCATCCTGTGTGTGATCCGGTGGTACCTCGTGCACCGCTCCGCGcgccagcaggaggaggaggccacgGCTGCGGCCACCGATGCGGCCCCGGGAATGGCCAAGAAGCGGTCGGCGGGGCTGGACGCGGACGCCATCGCAGCGCTGCCCGAGTTTGTGTACCGGAAGGACGGCGGcgtcggcgaggaggaggaggacgccgcAGAATGCGCCGTGTGCTTGGCCGTGATGGTCgacggggaggcggcgcggcggctgccCAGGTGCATGCACGTGTTCCACCGGAGCTGCGTTGACGTCTGGTTGAGGGAGCACTCGACATGCCCGGTCTGCCGAGCTGAGGTGGTCATCAGGCCGGCCGGAGTAGAGTGCGCCGGGAAGGAACATGTGGGCAGCACGTCACGGGCTGTCACGTCACCGCCGCCGCGGGAGCAGGTTCTGGACGACGGGGAGAGGGACCTGGAGGCGCAGTAG